The Oncorhynchus clarkii lewisi isolate Uvic-CL-2024 unplaced genomic scaffold, UVic_Ocla_1.0 unplaced_contig_10756_pilon_pilon, whole genome shotgun sequence nucleotide sequence tagtagttatcagactaggtattgacagtatgtttagaggaaccagtagttatcagactaggtattgacagtatgtttagaggaaccagctacagtagtagttatcagactaggtattgacagtgtgtttagaggaaccagctacagtagtagttatcagactaggtattgacagtatgtttagaggaaccagctacagtagtagttatcagactaggtattgacagtgtgtttagaggaaccagtagttatcagactaggtatgaCAGTGTGTTTATAgaaaccagctacagtagtagttatcacactaggtattgacagtatgtttacaggaaccagctacagtagtagttatcagactaggtattgacagtgtgtttagaggaaccagctacagtagtagttatcagactaggtattgacagtgtgtttagaggaaccagctacagtagtagttatcagactaggtattgacagtatgtttagaggaaccagctacagtagtagttatcagactaggtattgacagtgtgtttagaggaaccagctatagtagtagttatcagactaggtattgacagtatgtttagaggaaccagtagttatccgACTAGGTAtagacagtatgtttagaggaaccagctacagtagtagttatcagactagttATTggcagtatgtttagaggaaccagtagttatcagactaggtattgacagtgtgtttagaggaaccagctacagtagtagttaccagactaggtattgacagtgtgtttagaggaaccagctacagtagtagttatcagactaggtattgacagtatgtttagaggaaccagctacagtagtagttaccagactaggtattgacagtatgtttagaggaaccagtagttatcagactaggtattgacagtatgtttagaggaaccagctacagtagtagttatcagactaggtattgacagtgtgtttagaggaaccagctacagtagtagttatcagactaggtattgacagtatgtttagaggaaccagctacagtagtagttatcagactaggtattgacagtatgtttagaggaaccagtagttatcagactaggtattgacagtatgtttagaggaaccagtagttatcagactaggtattgacagtatgtttagaggaaccagtagttatcagactaggtattgacagtatgtttagaggaaccagtagttatcagactaggtattgacagtatgtttagaggaaccagctacagtagtagttatcagactaggtattgacagtatgtttagaggaaccagtagttatcagactaggtattgacagtatgtttagaggaaccagtagttatcagactaggtattgacagtatgtttagaggaaccagtagttatcagactaggtattgacagtatgtttagaggaaccagctacagtagtagttatcagactaggtattgacagtatgtttagaggaaccagctacagtagtagttatcagactaggtattgacagtatgtttagaggaaccagtagttatcagactaggtattgacagtatgtttagaggaaccagctacagtagtagttatcagactaggtattgacagtatgtttagaggaaccagtagttatcagactaggtattgacagtttGTTTAGAGGAaacagtagttatcagactaggtattgacagtgtgtttagaggaaccagtagttatcagactaggtattgacagtatgtttagaggaaccagctacagtagtagttatcagactaggtattgacagtgtgtttagaggaaccagctacagtagtagttatcagactaggtattgacagtatgtttagaggaaccagctacagtagtagttatcagactaggtattgacagtgtgtttagaggaaccagctacagtagtagttatcagactaggtattgacagtatgtttagaggaaccagctacagtagtagttatcagactaggtattgacagtgtgtttagaggaaccagtagttatcagactaggtattgacagtgtgtttataggaaccagctacagtagtagttatcacactaggtattgacagtatgtttacaggaaccagctacagtagtagttatcagactaggtattgacagtgtgtttagaggaaccagctacagtagtagttatcagactaggtattgacagtgtgtttagaggaaccagctacagtagtagttatcagactagttattgacagtatgtttagaggaaccagctacagtagtagttatcagactaggtattgacagtatgtttagaggaaccagtagttatccgACTAGGTAtagacagtatgtttagaggaaccagctacagtagtagttatcagactaggtattggcagtatgtttagaggaaccagtagttatcagactaggtattgacagtgtgtttagaggaaccagctacagtagtagttaccagactaggtattgacagtgtgtttagaggaaccagctacagtagtagttatcagactaggtattgacagtatgtttagaggaaccagctacagtagtagttaccagactaggtattgacagtatgtttagaggaaccagtagttatcagactaggtattgacagtatgtttagaggaaccagctacagtagtagttatcagactaggtattgacagtgtgtttagaggaaccagctacagtagtagttatcagactaggtattgacagtatgtttagaggaaccagctacagtagtagttatcagactaggtattgacagtatgtttagaggaaccagtagttatcagactaggtattgacagtatgtttagaggaaccagtagttatcagactaggtattgacagtatgtttagaggaaccagtagttatcagactaggtattgacagtatgtttagaggaaccagtagttatcagactaggtattgacagtatgtttagaggaaccagctacagtagtagttatcagactaggtattgacagtatgtttaggggaaccagtagttatcagactaggtattgacagtatgtttagaggaaccagtagttatcagactaggtattgacagtatgtttagaggaaccagtagttatcagactaggtattgacagtatgtttagaggaaccagctacagtagtagttatcagactaggtattgacagtatgtttagaggaaccagctacagtagtagttatcagactaggtattgacagtatgtttagaggaaccagtagttatcagactaggtattgacagtatgtttagaggaaccagctacagtagtagttatcagactaggtattgacagtatgtttagaggaaccagtagttatcagactaggtattgacagtttgtttagaggaaccagtagttatcagactaggtattgacagtgtgtttagaggaaccagctacagtagtgtttatcagactaggtattgacagtatgtttagaggaaccagtagttatcagactaggtattgacagtatgtttagaggaaccagctacagtagtagttatcagactaggtattgacagtgtgtttagaggaaccagctacagtagtagttatcagactaggtattggcagtgtgtttagaggaaccagctacagtagtagttatcagactaggtattgacagtatgtttagaggaaccagctacagtagtagttatcagactaggtatagacagtatgtttagaggaaccagctacagtagtagttatcagactaggtattgacagtatgtttagaggaaccagtagttatcagactaggtattgacagtgtgtttagaggaaccagctacagtagtagttatcagattaggtattgacagtatgtttagaggaaccagctacagtagtagttatcagactaggtattgacagtatgtttagaggaaccagtagttatcagactaggtattgacagtgtgattagaggaaccagctacagtagtagttatcagactaggtagaAGAATACAGATCCAGGAGATACATCTCAGatggatagtaaaacaaggacatttcagaCAGGgcttaagggttagggttagaaatagGGGTTTGAGGttaggttaaggtttagggttagaaataGGGGTTTGAGGttaggttaaggtttagggttagaaataGGGGTTTGAGGttaggttaaggtttagggttagaaataGGGGTTTGAGGttaggttaaggtttagggttagaaataGGGGTTTGAGGttaggttaaggtttagggttagaaataGGGGTTTGAGGttaggttaaggtttagggttagaaataGGGGTTTGAGGttaggttaaggtttagggttagaaataGGGGTTTGAGGttaggttaaggtttagggttaggttcacggttagggaaaataggataaATAGTTTGTTCCCACAAGGATGGTAaaacaaactgtgtgtgtgtgtgtgtgtgtgtgtgtgtgtgtgtgtgtgtgtgtgtgtgtgtgtgtgtgtgtgtgtgtgtgtgtgtgtgtgtgtgtgtgtgtgtgtgtgtgtgtgtgtgtgagagagagagagagagagagagagagagagagagagagagagagagagagagagagagagagagagagagagagaaataaagagagagagagagggctatggAAGTTCTGTTCACTGCAAGTCCACAGACAAGGGAAGCAGGGTAGGCCAAACTCAAACCAGACCCCAGGGGGTCAGAATCCACAGACAAGCACTTCCTGAGAGAACCTAACCCTTGGTAGTAGACCTCATGAGAACCAGAGATTCATCTCTTAAAAAACAATGGGTCCACATGAGAGTCTGAGTcctaaatgccaccctattccttatatagtatagtatagtgtagttcttttgaccagagtcctggtctaaaatagtgcactataaaggaatagggttccatttgggatgaaaCCTCACTCTGCTGACCAGGATCAGCTTACACAGCTCTGTTTGTTCTATAATGGAACCAAGATGGCGATCACCGTCAACAGGGAAGAAATCAGCAGGTTTCAATACAGATGGTTTTTACTTAACTGTATGTGATGTAAAGGTTCATAAGACGGTCGTCACATAGTGCTGATAACTTAGGTCTAAGTAATGTTAACTTATGACTAATAAGTTATGACGAAGACCTGTGGTGAATGTTTTTTTGACAGTGTGTTTTTGTGGGGGGTGGGAGGTGttgttggtttgtttgtttgttgtttgtttgttacaGATACTAAATAAATATGGCTTCTGTTTGTGGGATACAATTTTTAAAAGTGCATGCAGCATCTGACCATTTAAATATAGCTCCCATGCTGTTGGTCAGGAGAATACTGTGAAGAACTGTGATTAACCCAGAATGGATTTGTATGTCGTTGTTTTCTACATGTTTTCTAATTGAGTGCTCTTAATGGTGCCAGAGCATGATGACTAATTGAACCATTTTCATAGATAGATTTAGGAAGTTTCATCTCTAACCTAGCTCTTCTCTCCTAATCCACCCCACAGGATGGAAAGTTTGGCGGAAGCGCCCCGGGGCCTGTAAGCCAGGAGGGCGTGCTGACGCAGGGTCTGCAGTATGCTGAGGATGCAGCCGAGCATGAGAACATGAAGGCAGTGCTGAAGAGCAGCTTGCAGGGCTGCAGTGACACCGTGCCAGGCCTACGTACACGCACCAGAGCCAGCAGGCCAGGTCAGTCTGACAGACCACCACCTTCACACAACTCCTGTCAAAAAGGGAAACTTCtggacttttctttttttacaaCGGCCAGCTCTACTACACCTGAGGTTGATTCTGTctgtccttctcttctctccttctccttctctttctctccttgcctTCTCtacttttcttcttcttttctctccttctcttctctccttgacttctctccttctcttctctccttctcttcttgttttctctcttctcttctctccttctctttctctccttgccttctctacttctcttcttgttttctctccttctcttctctccttctcttctctccttctcttctctccttctctttctctccttctcttctctccttctctttctctccttctcttctctccttctcttctctccttctcttctctccttctcttctctccttctctttctctccttgcctTCTCTACTTTTCTTcttgttttctctccttctcttctctccttgacttctctccttctcttctctccttctctttcgcTCCTTGTCTTCTCTACTTCTCTTcttgttttctctccttctcttctctccttgtcTTCTCTCGTTctcgtctctccttctctccttctgttctctccttgtcttctctccttctcttttctccttgtcttctcttcttctcttctctccttctctccttatcTTCTCTCCTAGGCCGTGTGGGTCCTTGGGGCTCATCAGTGATTGAAGACCCACCTAATTGCACAGAGACAGACGCTGCAGATGAGATCATGGAGCGCATCGTCAGGTCAGCCACTCAGGGGCCCAGGACACGGACAGAGCCTCGCGAGAGGAAGAGGTCCAGAGCCAACCGCAAGTCACGTGAGTCAGAGGGCTTTTTTTACAGTAACAAAATATTTGAAGTAAGAGTTGCCTTTGTTTGACATCAGATTTGCAACTTTTCTTTTTACAGTATCCTTACATTAGCTTTGGATGTGGTGTGGCCAAAGGTTTAACTGCCCTCGACATCTGATTGTGGACTTTCTGTCAGTGTTAATGCACACTATCTTATTTTCCAGCATCACCTGAGTGATACAGTTCAACAACACCATGCTACAGTAAATACATCCAGTTCTATTTAAacctcttcatgtctctctctctctctctctctctctctctctctctctctctctctctctctctctctctctctctctctctctctctctctctctctctgtctctctctctgtctctctctctctcaattccattctgtctctctctgtctctctctctgtctctctctctctctctctctctctctctctctctgtctctctctctctctctgtctctctctctctctgtctctctctctctctgtctctctctctctgtctctctctctctgtctctctctctctgtctctctctctgtctctctctctctcaattccattctgtctctctct carries:
- the LOC139400777 gene encoding FH1/FH2 domain-containing protein 3-like, which produces DGKFGGSAPGPVSQEGVLTQGLQYAEDAAEHENMKAVLKSSLQGCSDTVPGLRTRTRASRPGRVGPWGSSVIEDPPNCTETDAADEIMERIVRSATQGPRTRTEPRERKRSRANRKSLRRTLKSGLTPEEANALGLSSGSEMAV